Proteins found in one Zea mays cultivar B73 chromosome 1, Zm-B73-REFERENCE-NAM-5.0, whole genome shotgun sequence genomic segment:
- the LOC100276113 gene encoding uncharacterized protein LOC100276113, whose protein sequence is MTKTTPPAFVYRISTADEWAEFQRTGATLGGDLDSSTGCIHLSDLNQVKMTLKNFFLGRNDLYLLQIDTFKLADGLIYELSDGDNYFPHFYGPGRSFAPLQLDTVVKADKIEFADNDFTCGLLDGSYLPS, encoded by the exons ATGACGAAGACGACGCCGCCGGCGTTCGTGTACCGGATCAGCACGGCCGACGAGTGGGCGGAGTTTCAGCGCACGGGCGCCACCCTTGGAGGCGACCTCGACAGCTCCACCGGCTGCATCCATCTCAGCGACCTAAACCAG GTGAAGATGACTTTAAAAAACTTTTTCCTTGGAAGGAATGATCTGTACCTACTGCAAATTGATACTTTCAAG CTTGCAGATGGGTTAATTTATGAGCTAAGTGATGGTGATAACTATTTTCCTCATTTCTATGGCCCTGGTCGGAGCTTTGCACCTCTTCAACTAGATACTGTTGTGAAGGCAGACAAAATAGAGTTTGCAGACAATGATTTTACCTGTGGTCTACTTGATGGAAGTTATCTCCCAAGCTGA